In Eriocheir sinensis breed Jianghai 21 chromosome 10, ASM2467909v1, whole genome shotgun sequence, the following proteins share a genomic window:
- the LOC126996702 gene encoding piggyBac transposable element-derived protein 3-like, whose product MDEISNIPSTTFYGRQIDRLRARDQEYAQEINLENEESDVEPEEEEVDDPVMPTNLLTDTAQTEDIHAERATFDAEAYLPLSEDDTVVLEVAEATVENEEAPQVTARRARANARTSTSWVPSDHNDVTNNYSYLGPDHEYADDLRQPIEYVRQFLTDDLLDLFVTQSNLYSVQKNPNKPLNVDRNELEQWIGLCIYFSISKLPNVRMHWSHHLGDMRDVTSTVMSRNRWELIKTNFHMVDNSTETQNSRENKDRLFKVRPMVDHLREKFHQIPMEQELCIDEQMVPFKGRSYLKQYVPSKPHKYGYKFFVLAGKDGMTHDFIPYTGKINPVNDPTVPDLGPSSNVVLHLCQIIPSDCNHYLFFDNWFTSLPLLRHLATRKIWCCGTVRQARLPGIKKGKHDEKDLMKKGRVLMKN is encoded by the exons ATGGATGAAATATCAA ATATCCCGTCGACTACATTTTATGGCAGACAGATTGACAGGCTACGTGCAAGAGATCAAGAATATGCGCAAGAAATCAAcctagaaaatgaagaaagtgatGTGGAacctgaagaagaggaggtagatgaCCCTGTCATGCCCACAAATCTACTCACTG ATACAGCACAAACTGAAGATATTCATGCTGAAAGGGCTACCTTTGATGCAGAAGCATACCTGCCACTCTCAGAAGATGATACTGTTGTTTTGGAGGTTGCAGAAGCTACAGTGGAGAATGAAGAGGCCCCACAAGTCACAGCCAGAAGAGCTCGAGCTAATGCCAGAACATCTACATCATGGGTGCCTTCTGATCACAATGATGTTACAAATAATTACAGTTATCTTGGCCCAGATCATGAGTATGCTGATGATTTACGTCAACCCATTGAATATGTAAGGCAATTCCTCACAGATGACCTCCTTGATTTATTTGTAACACAATCAAACCTTTACTCAGTACAAAAAAACCCAAACAAGCCTCTCAATGTGGATCGTAATGAGCTTGAACAATGGATTGGTTTGTGTATCTACTTTTCCATTAGCAAACTTCCTAATGTTAGGATGCATTGGTCCCACCATTTAGGTGATATGAGAGATGTCACTTCAACAGTTATGAGTCGTAACCGTTGGGAGCTTATCAAGACTAACTTTCATATGGTGGACAACAGTACTGAGACCCAGAATTCCAGAGAGAATAAGGATAGGCTTTTCAAGGTGCGGCCTATGGTAGATCACCTCAGGGAAAAATTCCATCAAATACCAATGGAGCAAGAGCTTTGCATTGATGAACAGATGGTTCCTTTTAAAGGAAGAAGTTACCTGAAACAATATGTTCCTAGCAAGCCACACAAATATGGTTACAAATTCTTTGTTTTGGCTGGCAAGGATGGCATGACACATGATTTTATCCCATATACTGGAAAAATCAATCCTGTGAATGATCCTACAGTACCTGACCTAGGTCCAAGTTCAAATGTAGTTCTGCATTTATGTCAAATCATACCATCTGACTGTAATCATTACTTGTTTTTTGATAACTGGTTCACATCTCTACCTTTGCTCAGGCACTTAGCAACAAGAAAAATTTGGTGTTGTGGTACAGTGCGTCAAGCACGCCTACCAGGCATAAAGAAGGGAAAACATGATGAAAAGGATCTTATGAAAAAAGGGAGAGTGCTTATGAAGAACTAA